The following proteins are encoded in a genomic region of Drosophila willistoni isolate 14030-0811.24 chromosome 3R, UCI_dwil_1.1, whole genome shotgun sequence:
- the LOC6650860 gene encoding pyruvate kinase has product MEFIVTKSIELADPFFYKPGKVDLLLSVKEFDLLKTGKISLGVGLPHLVETALGWIVGVLSTYFFGVIAKIFFFKILLFTSFYSRNAGCFTALSRQSPWSSWNVCRYADEKKSWKVQGKVKVDRGPFDSQMDYRSRLKFNASASKFHLSGIVCTIGPASNNKECIINLIKSGVRIMRLNFSHGTHHEHCSTIQAIREAITHITKEMGVYKSVAIALDTKGPEIRTGNIALDNSEIKLKKGDIVHLSTNKEVENNCTKDLIYVDYKSISDILKPGNDVFLDDGLILLKVQQINDDIIICNVANGGLLGSRKGVNLPGVPIDLPTVSEKDISDLKFAVEKKLDFIFASFIRNAKALAEIRQILGPNGSHIKIIAKIENQQGLHNIDEIITASDGIMVARGDLGIEILTEEVVIAQKAIIAKCNKIGKPVICATQMLESMINKPRPTRAEASDVANAIFDGADCVMLSGETAKGMYPVECVKCMARICSKVETALWYESIQNEVKNVMKTKSSDQLSTVSFAIAETALLGDAKAILIASPCDLIPQLVSHFRASCPIIMLTGSAVQARQTLIYRGIYPLVLKEMKDGSNDFEEILQAGIKQLSKLQMLEGEKSGTVVIVDALKADRISFRLLSIKRKKKKDLVKNFKIAEQNPDNKDKYKNQENAADTKVNGQETSEKRSENYLKRTKKTTKQINNEELKRYNKEQISNCIKAKLKQSKEELHDNE; this is encoded by the exons ATGGAGTTTATCGTGACTAAATCTATTGAGTTAGCCGACCCATTCTTTTATAAGCCCGGAAAAGTCGATCTATTGCTTAGCGTAAAGGAGTTTGATCTACTTAAAACTGGTAAAATAAGTTTAGGAGTTGGTCTTCCTCATCTAGTGGAAACTGCATTAGGATGGATTGTCGGGG TATTATCAACTTATTTTTTTGGTGTGATTgcgaaaattttttttttcaaaattttgctgTTTACTAGTTTTTATTCTCGCAATGCAGGTTGCTTTACTGCATTGTCGAGGCAATCTCCTTGGTCTTCTTGGAATGTTTGTAGATACGCAGATGAAAAAAAATCTTGGAAG GTGCAAGGTAAAGTAAAGGTCGATCGGGGACCATTTGATTCGCAAATGGACTACAGGTCCCGCCTTAAGTTTAATGCATCTGCATCAAAGTTTCATTTAAGCGGAATAGTGTGCACGATTGGCCCGGcttcaaataataaagaatgCATAATAAATCTTATTAAATCTGGCGTGCGAATAATGCGGCTAAACTTTTCACATGGTACACATCATGAACATTGCAGCACAATCCAGGCTATAAGGGAGGCAATAACACATATTACTAAGGAAATGGGTGTTTATAAAAGCGTGGCTATTGCCCTGGACACAAAAGGTCCGGAAATAAGGACTGGGAATATTGCGTTGGATAATTCTGAAATCAAACTAAAAAAGGGGGATATTGTTCATTTATCGACCAACAAAGAAGTAGAGAACAACTGCACCAAAGATCTCATTTATGTAGATTATAAAAGTATTTCAGATATCCTCAAGCCTGGTAATGATGTTTTTTTAGATGATGGACTTATTTTATTGAAAGTACAGCAAATCAATGACGATATAATTATCTGCAATGTGGCGAATGGCGGATTGTTAGGTTCAAGAAAGGGCGTCAATTTACCTGGCGTGCCAATTGATCTTCCCACCGTTTCCGAAAAAGACATATCTGATCTTAAATTCGCAGTTGAGAAAAAGTTGGATTTTATCTTTGCCTCATTTATTCGTAATGCTAAAGCATTGGCCGAGATCCGTCAGATTTTGGGGCCCAACGGCAGTCACATCAAAATAATAGCAAAAATTGAGAACCAACAAGGCTTGCATAACATAGATGAGATAATAACTGCTTCGGACGGAATTATGGTAGCTCGCGGAGATCTTGGCATTGAGATACTCACTGAGGAGGTTGTAATAGCGCAGAAGGCCATTATCGCCAAGTGCAACAAAATCGGAAAACCTGTTATATGTGCTACACAAATGCTGGAATCCATGATTAACAAGCCAAGACCTACTCGAGCGGAGGCTTCTGATGTGGCTAATGCTATTTTCGATGGCGCAGACTGTGTTATGTTATCCGGTGAAACAGCTAAAGGAATGTACCCTGTCGAATGTGTAAAATGCATGGCTCGAATTTGCAGTAAGGTGGAAACTGCTCTATGGTATGAATCTATTCaaaatgaagttaaaaatGTCATGAAAACCAAGTCGTCAGATCAACTATCAACTGTGTCTTTTGCTATTGCTGAAACTGCCCTTTTAGGAGATGCGAAGGCCATACTAATAGCTAGTCCATGTGACCTAATTCCGCAATTAGTTAGCCACTTTCGGGCAAGTTGTCCCATAATCATGTTGACTGGGTCAGCTGTCCAAGCTCGACAAACACTGATTTACCGTGGTATATATCCATTAgttttaaaagaaatgaaagaTGGTTCCAATGATTTTGAAGAAATTCTACAAGCAGGCATCAAACAATTATCCAAATTGCAAATGCTCGAGGGTGAAAAAAGCGGTACCGTCGTAATCGTAGATGCACTAAAAGCTGACAGAATATCATTCCGGCTCTTGTccataaaacgaaaaaaaaaaaaagatttagtGAAAAACTTCAAAATAGCCGAACAGAACCCGGATAATAAAGACAAATATAAGAACCAAGAAAATGCCGCAGACACTAAAGTAAACGGACAAGAAACATCAGAAAAAAGAAGCGAAAACTATCTGAAAAGAActaaaaagacaacaaaacagaTAAACAACGAAGAACTTAAGCGATATAATAAAGAACAAATATCAAACTGTATCAAAGCAAAACTGAAACAAAGCAAAGAAGAGTTACATGATAATgaataa